DNA sequence from the Paenibacillus physcomitrellae genome:
ACAAACTCCAGCCCTACTTCGGTCTTGGAGAGAAAATCGGCTCGATCGCTGCACAAATCAATCAAGCTGCCATTAAAGGCATTCAAATTGACTACGCTGGCGATTTGTCCGAGGTCGATACGCAGCCGCTGACCCGTTATATTCTAAAGGGCGTACTAGCGCGCCACTTCGGCAGCGATGTTAACATCGTCAACTCGATGCATTTGGCAAAAACCCGTGATGTTCATGTGGCCGTCTCCTCTGCTCCGGCACGGAAAGGTTTCATGAATCTGATTACGATTACGCTGCAAACCTCCAGCGGCGATACCCAAATCGCCGGAACTTTATTGAATGGATACGGAGAACGTATTGTACAAATCAATAAATTCCCGGTTGATATCGCTCCGGAAGGACATCTGATCGTGATCTCCCATAATGACAAACCTGGCATTATCGGTAATGTCGGAACGCTGCTTGGCCGCAATGATGTGAACATCGCATCCATGCAGGTTGGCCGTCAAGTTGTCGGCGGGGAAGCTATCATGGTGCTGACGGTTGACAAAGCGGTACCTGAATATGTGCTGGATGAGCTGACCAAATTGCCGGAGCTGAAGACCGCCAAGGAAATCGTGCTCGCCTAACCAACAGGATTTATTCATCAGTCCCGCCAGTTCCGCCCTATTCGACTCAAGTCAAGTTTATACTCTATGCCGAAAACGTTCTTCCTCTTTCAGGAAGGACGTTTTTTATTCTTGCCATTAACATCACTATATTATAATATTACGATATAACGTTTTTGTGAGGTGGTCGATTTGGACAACAATTTTAAACAATATGAGGAAGCTGCCGAGAAACTTAAAGCGCTCGCCCATCCGGTCAGACTCTGCATCGTAAAGGGACTGATTACTAAAAAACAATGTAATGTTTCTTATATGCAGGACTGTCTGGGGCTTCCTCAGTCCACAGTATCCCAGCATTTGCAGAAGCTTCGCACACTCGGTATCATCGAAGCCGAACGCAGCGGTCTCGAAATCAATTATTCAATTAAAGATCAAACCATGATTCAGCTAATACAAGTATTGTTAGGAGAGGATCAATCATGAGCAAGAAAGTCTTAATTGTAGGCGGTGTAGCCGGCGGTGCCTCCGCTGCCGCCAGACTTCGAAGATTGGACGAAGAAGCACAAATTATTATGTTCGAAAGGGAACAGCACATCTCAATCGCTAATTGCGGTCTTCCCTATTATATTGGAGAGTCGATAAAGGACCGCTCCAAATTGTTGGTTCAAACTCCAGAAGCCATGAAGCAGCGCTTTAATCTTGATATCCGTACGAAAAGCGAAGTTATCTCCGTAAATACCGAGAACAAAACCGTACAAGTCGCCAGCCAAGATCGCGGCGTTTACGAGGAAAGTTATGATGCGTTGATCTTATCCCCCGGAGCCAAACCGGTACGTCCTAATCTCCCGGGCATTGAAAGCCCGCTGATCTTCTCTCTTCGCAATATTCCGGATACAGATAAGATCAAAGCTAAGGTGCAGAAAGAAGGAACACAATCTGCCGTTATCATCGGCGGAGGATTTATAGGCATAGAAATGGCAGAGAATCTGCGGGAGT
Encoded proteins:
- a CDS encoding ArsR/SmtB family transcription factor yields the protein MDNNFKQYEEAAEKLKALAHPVRLCIVKGLITKKQCNVSYMQDCLGLPQSTVSQHLQKLRTLGIIEAERSGLEINYSIKDQTMIQLIQVLLGEDQS